From the genome of Venturia canescens isolate UGA chromosome 11, ASM1945775v1, whole genome shotgun sequence:
ttttataagcaaatgcaaaaaagttcaaaattccttaagaaactttcaaaagTCCCCGTGATTAAGTTTCCCCAGTCAAAACACCTTAAAGGAGGGTCCTGCTTTAaatagtcaaaaaaatcgattgttttcgggaatgtttttagaatatacgaaaaaaaactcaccacatcgaaattttttagtttcgaggatatttcaaagttacaaaaacattgttttaaGGATgcatggtacaaaagtctaaataattagaaattgatcaaatttggtgataatgttcttcaacgtgaagtgcgaaaacacaatttttttcaaaattttcttctgtttagttatcgagtaattacgcattaaagcagatttcttatgcccggaaacgccatgcttatacacgtcaactttagtaatcaattactcgataacggtacagaagaaaaatcttaaaaaatttgtattgtcaaatttggcactaaagaatatgttcaccaaattttataaaattctgatcattttgaaattttttatgtttttagcatggtttagcatggcaacattgtaagcctgtgccaaatatccttaatgtgagaaatactcatTTGTACACGGTTTATGctcaaagtctgattgtcgaagtttcttagctgcgtacaatgtggagatcgtaattatcgtttgaaacgaaaattccaaattttttttcattttcatacattttcttTCCATACGAACttataaaaaccgaaaaaaattgcaaaattttatatttttagggaattcgaaaaaaaagacgtttCTAAAGGAGAAGAATATGACTTCGACGTGCcgtgaatatagaatttcccatttttttttcacttttatggGTTCATACGGAAGAGaaacatgaaaatggaaaaaaattggaatttttgttgcacacAATAATTacggccccccccccccaaattGTACGCAGTTAAGAAATTTcgacaaaaatgttttcctaCTCTTCAAATATCCCTGAAACTACACCGAAAAGTTCGGCATATCGAGTTTTTTGTGtctatcatgaaaaaattctcgaaaacaatccatttttaattttctaaaGCCGGACCTTCCTTGAAACTCCCAAAGGTCTAAATCCCCTGAAAAGTATCAAAAAATCCAAATTCTCTGATATATTTGAGTACCTTTCAGTGAATCTCCCAACACTGAAGAGATTCATTGCATTTGGGCAATGGCCAAGGATCAGTTTCACGTTCCACGaaaatcaaatagaaaaaaaatcctataaaaagcaaaaaacaaaaacaaatctCGAATTTTATTATCTTCCAATAAGATAAAGAGTGCTCCATCCTGTTTTAACGATAAGGCGAAAAAAGTAATAAGGGAGTGATCcgtgcccccccccccctccgcggggggggggggggggagggagcAAAATGACAAAGTGTCACGAAAGCATCCTGAAGGATTAACTGGAAAATTAAAGATCACCCTGCTCATAAAATAGAAGGGGTAAAAGTGCTTGGTCGCCAGGGAAGGATAAGGGAAGGCGGAGGAGGGGGGCAGAGGAAATAGTCGAGAAACACTTGGACTCAAAGTCGATAAGCTTGAACGACTTCGTACGCGAGGGCTTTTCGTTCCACTGTCGTGTCTTTGCTTGCTGGTCTCCCTTTTATCGGCTCGTTCATCGCTCGAGACGAGGCTTATCCCCTCCCCTCCCCACCACTTTCCTCAGCCTCGACcccctcctcttcctcttggAGACACGCGACCAATCGTCGTCCTCTTGACCCCCCACCAAGACGTGCCACGAACGTATAAATACTAGACGCACTCGAGGCGATTTCTTTCACTCCGTCTCCGTGGcctttttcgatatttcctGCGATCTTATCTGCACTCGAttcctcttttattttctctctcattcaacctcatttttttcaaagctcccCCTGCGAGGTTCCACCCTATCGATCTGGAGCCTGCCAATTTTGAATAGTTTTTTACCCCGAATTTTTTTGGGATTTTGCTTCTTGCGCATTGTTTTTTTAGGATTTTAGATAGCGCTTGgttaatttcatgataattTAAAATTCAATGCTTTTTTATGATAGTTTTGAGTTGATGAGAATGGAATTTTGTATGCTGAGAACAAGAAGTTtttaatttcgaattttttaagaaaacatTTCATTTATCATGAATTGTTTTTGATTCATGAGCATTTGCTTCTTTCATTGAAtacaaaaatgagagaaaaatttgagtgaaaaatgagaaattttagAATCACTGGAATTCGAGCCCCTGGAGTTCGCGAGTTTAAGTAAATCaatatttaaataataaacaaatcattttggaatCGATTggattttcaacattcgaaaATACTCATTTGCAGTCATTTTTTAGTATCGTCGCAAGGGATTTTACCCTCGATTCCTGGCCCCCTTACACGAAAATTCTAAACGAGTCAAGCTCCCATTAATCGAGTtgtggaactcaagaatctaaaaaaagttaaaatcCTACGATCGAATTTAgaaggaagaaataaaaaattttgaagttttggAAATTGGGCACCCCCAGAGGAAGTTTCGAGCCACAAATTTATTCGAATTCTCCACAAAAGTCTGGGATAATGCAAACCGAATGCagagggaaaaaataaaaaaagaaataaaaattgaaaaaaagaaaaaaatgtaaaaaaaaatgaaaaaaaagaaaaacgagaaaaagaacgaAGCCCTCATTTTTTAGCCATACTTTTCCCTCTTAATGAGAGCGATTCGAGCTTAAAAAATTGCTGCTCCGTAAACCGTAACGAAattcatatacgtatatagacAAATCCACAATTACAACTTAACCCCGAATAACTGGCGCGTAAGTTTATTCTTTCGTCTGGTAAAGTGAGTTGGTGCGAGTGAATGATCGTGCTTCgccttttcctcttttttttctttttttttttttttttgttaacaaCATCGAAAAAAGAGAACGGCAAACTTTCTTTTGTTCTCGtgcaatttcgataaattggAGTCTGCAAAAAAGTGTTTCCAGTCATTTTGGTTGGGAATTGGGAAATGCAAGTTTTGGGATCCACTTTGGGATGCTGCTGGACcaaacaataaattttcaactttttttgaaCTCACTGCCCAACAATTTTTGCACgacaatttttcttattaaaacTACTTTTACCGTTTTATTCTACCCACAAACTTGGGAGATTTGcacaaaaacaattttcgattCTTTAGCCACAAGCAATTGCGGCTGGgttaaattaatgaatttttttatagtttaATGTTATTCTATCTTCGCTTCAGAACCTTCGAGGCTCAGCGTTGCGAgctgtaaaaaaatagttcatacgctttcctttttttttcgttgattgaaaatttgcaaattttttcctactcaaaattcattgcagttacatatatttttctacGTTCAATTGTACTCTCGGAAATTGtactcgctctcgctctcaaCTGTCAATTCCAGCCACTTGGAGTTTCATTCTTCCAGGAACTTCGTGACACTAACAAAataaggaaaatttttttctttttaatagcAAAAATGCTCGTAAAAATAGCGACGTAAGAAAATGCGAAACTCGACAAACTCCTCGATAAATTGTCGTCGAACTTTAAACAGCTTTTTTGACCTTTCGAaacgctcatttttttcatcatttttttcccccagcTTTCTTGTCATTGATGCTGTTGCTGATGCTGCTCCTGACTCGGCATAATTAGTGACATGTCCATTTTCGGAATCTCACTCGTCGGGATCAACGACGCTTGTTGCGCTCGGTTTGCCTCCTGCTCGCTTGGCAATTTCGCTGTTTGTCGTATGATTCTCAGCAAACCTCGATTACGAACGAGAATATTATGAAATGTCATGGaaagcatgaaaatttgttgttgaaaatggtaaaaagtttcgaaaaatatttaaaaaattggcaGCGATTACAAAGAAATTGGAGaaattagaagaaaaaaatgtaaaaaatcgttgaaaattgaaaaatataagaaaagtGACAGCAAAGATaaagaaatttgtaaaaaaatttgaaaatttggcaatattAAGGTAGAGAAATTCCAAACTCACCAACAGTTTCGCCAGTGGGCACAGTTCctaaaaggaaaataaaaagtgataaaaatctttgggTAAAGACGTGAGcgtgacatttcgaaaatggtgtttttcggatcgatgaaaaaaatgattttcgaagCCTCGGACGAGAGTGTTGAGGGGAGCTCGAAAACGTGAGATAATAAAATCGACCTACGATCGCCCAACTTACACTCACCGTTGCCAGTGTATTTGCTGAGCTGCTGATAAACTTGTTTCATTCTTTCGATATTCGCGTGCGAACTTTTGCTGTGATTCACCATTGGCAACGAGTAATCACTTCCCACGATGCATTTCGATGCACGCTGCACATTGAGCGGCGCCTTCCATGGCTCGTGTATGAATCTCGTTGGGAAGTTTTTCAAAACGGGCAAATAGCGCCTGcgaatgaagatttttcatttttgtttttcacaaatttcatgaaattgtcaattttcgaaatttttccaacttattttCATCCCACGTTCAAATTTCGCTCAAAACACACCTGATGTAATCTCCATTCGGATCGGCCTTCCTGCCGAACCTGACTGGACAGTAGCAGTGAAAAAATTGCTGAAAAAACGAGCTGCACGAGAGCCACATCCACATTCCTGCGTTCACCGACCAATCAGCATCGAGCAGAAGCTCGTCAAAGACCTcgattgaaaaagaataaaaatccaataatttttcatcccgCCAAAAGTTTGGTGGGCTCCACTATcagtcgaaatgaaaaaagccaaaaaattatgaacttttcttttttctttcttcaaaatttcctCAAAAcatcagaattttcaaatttccaggCTGAAGAGACAATAAAAGTTTCGCAAGAATTTCTGCGACGGTTGGCATTGgtccgatgaaaattgaaaataaattcgattCTGATCACCTTCATGCCCTCCTCCCAGGAGATCCATAGGTCACCCCTGGTCAAGAAACAAGCGACAGCGTGTCTCGCCAAATGGTGGATCCATCCCTCCTCCCTCAGCTGAGTCATAATAGCATCGATCCATGGAAAGCCCGTTTGGCCCTATTGAACAAGTGATGAaccaaaaaacaataaaaaggaGTTCAATGGGATGGCTCCTTAAAAAAGTGTATTATTTGTATCCCCAATGGaagattttatgaaaaaaaaccccttaaaaatcgatcattttttgaGCACGTTCGAGTTCGCTCCAGCCCAAAATTCAATCTGATACAGTCCGAATGACCAAACTGcatgacaaattttcatgattttcaacaatttaacaacgtgTCACTCGCATTTGCCCATTTTGTAAGCGCCTCCCGATTTTTGTCCCAGGGTATTTGCAAGCAAATTGGATTTCCCTCCATTCGATCGAagtttggatttttcgtggcTGCGCAGTAAAAAAATTCGCGCCATAGTAACTGACCGTGCAACGAGAGCGGTGGACTCGCTTTTTTTATCTGCGAAACGATAAAAAGTCAGAATTACAACCAACGAAAACAATTCGATAGAcagaaaattccatttttctcaaaaacctctaaatattgaagaaaatttcttgaattaggaataaatcattttttaaaaaaattcggcgattttttttaaatttttgaatatttcgcctacttttaaaaaatcgaaatattgaagaaaatttcttaAATTAGGAATaagcaatttgaaaataaataaaaaaatcgtcacgatttttcctgattttttaaataattttttttttttttttttttaatctttgaaCATTTTGCTTACTTTTTTGTAAAGATCACGTAATTGATAGTAGAAGAGTCTTGTGCTGAGACAGCCGAAGCGCAGATAGGCCGAGAGGCTCGTCTGACTTGGCAATAATGATTGGGGCGTCATTTTCGGTCTGCCAAAACTGGCGACCCATGCCTTCCTCTCGAGATGACGTTCCAGACGTGCCAGAGCTTCACTTTCCCCACCCACCCAAACTGGTGGCTGCAAACCGTAAGTATCGAAGCCTGGCACACAAATATAGAGAAACGTTATTGTCCTCTTTCTATTCATGTGCACGTACGTAATCGACGATTTTATCCGCAATTGTACTCGCAGTATTTATTTTAATCCTGTCACCCCTGAGAGTGCATGCTTTATTTTGCACACTCAATCCTCGGTTTATAATTGATCGTTAAGCACTTTAAACCAGAAGTTTTGCCAAGGATTTCTATTTTCGATTCGTTATTATCtgattaaattcataaaagtaCAGAGAATATGAGAGCTTGtggttttaatgaaataattttgaaaataaaaattcgtaaattgaacttttttttcttttttattttattctcaatttttttagcattttcaatattcgattcgttattatttcataaatgaaacgaatttttactCATAAGAGTTAACAGAGGAAATTAAAGTTtgtcattttaatgaaataattttgtaaataaattttatactcacaaaagtgaaagaaaataagattttataattttaatgaaataattaaaaaaagtaaaaatccgtaaattcaattatttctatttttcattttattataaattctcTTCAAATGTCACTTACTTtttaaattcgtaatttttataGTTAGGATTCTTTATTGATTCGAACCCCTTctaatgaaaatttctttccaattttaactttttcaaatttcacatttttccccAGCTAAAAATCTTTCTCCAACCTTTTGTTTTGATGCcaatttgactttttttttctcacccaGCTCGTCGAGAGTTGGCACGCCATAAACATCGTCGTGATCATCGCGCAACGGTGTATAAGCGTTTCCTATGGTCGCTTGAGTGACGGTTGGCGCAGGTAATTGTGGGGGGTCCATGCTGGCGACGATATTTTGGAATTGGTGATAAGTTAAGGGGGCAGTGCCGCCGTTTTTCTCGAGTATTCTGAATAATCGAAAGTCGTTTTGTACTCCTGGTTATTTCGGTATTGAAAATTCTAGGGAAAGTAAATTTTGGTAGGtgctttataaaaaaaattttttaaaataaaaaaaataaataaataaataaaaaaaataaataaaaaaaaatcgaaattttgaacGAGGCCGGAagagaagtgaaaaattccaaTGGCCGAGTTCCAGCTCCTTCGCGTTTGTAATTCAAGATTCTCCTTTTTATCCGCGTTTATATAACGCGAGGAAGAAAATCTCTTAATCCCGTCTCGGCGAGCTTACACGCTCGTGAAAATCCCAGGTGCATCCTCTCCACCGTTATCCACGTCGGGGGAGCGCCccctttttttccactttttatttttcacgtcCATAGATATATGCGGATACAATAATCGTTCGGTATCGAGGAGCCTTTTCTTGCGAGGATTTGTCGGGAGATACACGGATTTTGGAGCTTTTTCATAAGGAATATTTGTCCGAACACAGGTGGCAAGATTCGCTGAATCGAGAGCCCTATTTTTATGGgttttactcattttttatgAAGCTCCCTCGAGCGGGGGGatattgaaaaagaatttttaacgaatttcattgattttttgtgaaaacgaagattttgattgttttttaaaatgcatttttttcgaggatcgataaaaaacgattttattttgagTCCTTTATTCCTGGAGGGCCCGAAttgtttttattccattttgtgagattaattttttcgtttaattgaaattttaaggGCGAAGGTTATTGGATTTTCGTAATTACTTACTCGTCCAGTTTGTACAGAGTGTGAGAGACTTTTTGAACCACTGAAATTCCGAGCTCCGTGCAAAGCGTCGATATATTAAAGTCGCGAGCCCGCCCAAACGGCTCAGGATCTTCCTCGAACGTCAGATTCGTTGTGCCCCACTCCTTAAAGAGCTTTGGCAAAGCGTCCGCAGGCTGGCCACGAATTACGAAAAGCCTCGAGTTTAATTTCCGCAAGGATTTGTCAAGATCCTCCAAGCATTGCAgcaaaaatctcgaaaacacGAAATTTGCCTattaaatcgaaattcgaCTGGAAAGGAGCCCAAAAATACTCCAAAAATTACTCCGATAACCAAAAATTCTGGAGCTTTCAGCACGAAACTCCAAATTCATTCCCCAACGAGCCCCTacgaaaactatttcaaatacgcagttaaaaaatcgaaaaatatttcgaaatttactcaatttttcataaaatgataaaaattataagaaattTACTGCATCCAACCGAATCGTCACACTTGATAACCCAAAAATTTTGTAGAAACTAGTTACtacgaaaattattaaaatttttccaaagagtgaaagaaaatttcgaaattcactcgattttgagataaatttcgaaaaaattctcccaAAATGTCTGGAGCGAtgcagaaattcaaaaaaaattt
Proteins encoded in this window:
- the phr6-4 gene encoding cryptochrome-1 isoform X1, with amino-acid sequence MTGANGRDERVPNRNAPSGASGKHTVHWFRKGLRLHDNPALEEGLIGATTFRCVFVIDPWSAGSKSVGINKWRFLLQCLEDLDKSLRKLNSRLFVIRGQPADALPKLFKEWGTTNLTFEEDPEPFGRARDFNISTLCTELGISVVQKVSHTLYKLDEILEKNGGTAPLTYHQFQNIVASMDPPQLPAPTVTQATIGNAYTPLRDDHDDVYGVPTLDELGFDTYGLQPPVWVGGESEALARLERHLERKAWVASFGRPKMTPQSLLPSQTSLSAYLRFGCLSTRLFYYQLRDLYKKIKKASPPLSLHGQLLWREFFYCAATKNPNFDRMEGNPICLQIPWDKNREALTKWANGQTGFPWIDAIMTQLREEGWIHHLARHAVACFLTRGDLWISWEEGMKVFDELLLDADWSVNAGMWMWLSCSSFFQQFFHCYCPVRFGRKADPNGDYIRRYLPVLKNFPTRFIHEPWKAPLNVQRASKCIVGSDYSLPMVNHSKSSHANIERMKQVYQQLSKYTGNGTVPTGETVGLLRIIRQTAKLPSEQEANRAQQASLIPTSEIPKMDMSLIMPSQEQHQQQHQ
- the phr6-4 gene encoding cryptochrome-1 isoform X2; amino-acid sequence: MTGANGRDERVPNRNAPSGASGKHTVHWFRKGLRLHDNPALEEGLIGATTFRCVFVIDPWSAGSKSVGINKWRFLLQCLEDLDKSLRKLNSRLFVIRGQPADALPKLFKEWGTTNLTFEEDPEPFGRARDFNISTLCTELGISVVQKVSHTLYKLDEILEKNGGTAPLTYHQFQNIVASMDPPQLPAPTVTQATIGNAYTPLRDDHDDVYGVPTLDELGFDTYGLQPPVWVGGESEALARLERHLERKAWVASFGRPKMTPQSLLPSQTSLSAYLRFGCLSTRLFYYQLRDLYKKIKKASPPLSLHGQLLWREFFYCAATKNPNFDRMEGNPICLQIPWDKNREALTKWANGQTGFPWIDAIMTQLREEGWIHHLARHAVACFLTRGDLWISWEEGMKVFDELLLDADWSVNAGMWMWLSCSSFFQQFFHCYCPVRFGRKADPNGDYIRRYLPVLKNFPTRFIHEPWKAPLNVQRASKCIVGSDYSLPMVNHSKSSHANIERMKQVYQQLSKYTGNGE